The following are encoded in a window of Deltaproteobacteria bacterium genomic DNA:
- the pth gene encoding aminoacyl-tRNA hydrolase: MKLVVGLGNPGRRYARTRHNLGFLLLDRIADATDTRIGEERCESLVGRGRWDQESLVLAKPQTYMNNSGLAVAALVKRFQVRGADLVVAYDDLDLPFGRLRIRCGGSAGGHRGLASILQYVADSGFVRLRMGIGRPPAGVDAVDYVLSRFSPEEEGALDGVLTKAAEALEAIVFKGPVWAMENFNRVA, encoded by the coding sequence GTGAAGCTCGTCGTGGGCTTGGGCAACCCGGGCCGGCGTTATGCGCGCACACGGCACAACCTCGGGTTTCTGCTGCTGGACCGCATCGCCGACGCCACGGACACCCGCATCGGCGAGGAGCGTTGCGAGTCCCTGGTGGGCAGGGGACGGTGGGACCAGGAATCCCTGGTGCTCGCCAAGCCCCAGACCTACATGAACAACAGCGGCCTGGCGGTCGCGGCGCTGGTGAAGCGCTTCCAGGTCCGCGGCGCGGACCTGGTGGTGGCCTACGACGACCTGGACCTGCCATTCGGACGGTTGCGCATCCGTTGCGGCGGCTCCGCCGGCGGTCACCGGGGCCTGGCGTCGATCCTGCAGTACGTGGCCGATAGCGGTTTCGTCCGGCTGCGCATGGGCATCGGCCGTCCGCCGGCCGGCGTGGACGCGGTGGATTACGTGCTGAGCCGCTTCTCGCCCGAGGAAGAGGGCGCGTTGGACGGCGTGTTGACCAAGGCCGCGGAGGCCTTGGAAGCCATCGTGTTCAAGGGCCCGGTATGGGCCATGGAGAACTTCAACCGAGTTGCTTAG
- a CDS encoding ribose-phosphate pyrophosphokinase, which produces MGSLHDEMRIFAGNSNPPLARDICHGLEIPLGEALVETFSDGEIRVEIKENVRGCDVFVIQSTCAPGNDNLMELLIMLDAFKRASAKRITAVIPYYGYARQDRKVAPRVPISAKLVADLITTAGASRMLTMDLHSGQIQGFFNIPVDNLYAAPVLLQYLSSRFGGEGLIVVSPDAGGAQRARAFATQLNVSLAVIDKRRADANVVEEMNIIGEVKGKTAILVDDMVDTAGTIAMAAEALIRAGARKVVGCCTHAIFSGKALDRINDSPMEEMVVTDTIPAGDKTARCEKIKPLSVAPLIGEAIRRTHLERSISSLF; this is translated from the coding sequence ATTTGTCACGGTCTCGAGATCCCGTTGGGGGAAGCGTTGGTGGAGACGTTCAGCGACGGCGAGATCCGGGTGGAGATCAAGGAGAACGTGCGCGGCTGCGACGTCTTCGTGATCCAGTCGACCTGCGCGCCGGGCAACGACAACCTGATGGAGCTGCTGATCATGCTGGACGCGTTCAAGCGCGCGTCCGCCAAGCGCATCACCGCCGTCATCCCCTACTACGGTTACGCGCGGCAGGACCGCAAGGTCGCGCCCCGGGTGCCCATCAGCGCCAAGCTCGTGGCGGATCTCATCACCACGGCAGGCGCCTCGCGGATGCTCACCATGGACCTCCATTCCGGTCAGATCCAGGGTTTCTTCAACATCCCGGTGGACAACCTGTACGCCGCCCCGGTGCTGCTCCAGTACCTGTCGAGCCGCTTCGGGGGAGAGGGACTGATCGTCGTGTCTCCGGACGCCGGCGGCGCCCAGCGCGCGCGCGCCTTCGCCACGCAGCTCAACGTGTCCCTGGCGGTCATCGACAAGCGCAGGGCCGACGCCAACGTGGTCGAGGAGATGAACATCATCGGCGAGGTGAAGGGCAAGACCGCCATCCTGGTGGACGACATGGTGGACACCGCCGGGACCATTGCCATGGCCGCCGAAGCGCTCATACGGGCCGGTGCCAGGAAGGTCGTCGGCTGCTGCACCCACGCCATCTTCTCGGGAAAGGCGCTGGACCGGATCAACGATTCGCCCATGGAAGAAATGGTCGTGACCGACACCATACCGGCCGGCGACAAGACGGCCCGGTGCGAGAAGATCAAGCCCCTGTCGGTGGCGCCTCTGATCGGCGAAGCCATCCGCCGCACGCACCTGGAGCGTTCCATCAGCTCCCTTTTCTGA
- a CDS encoding 50S ribosomal protein L25, producing the protein METVEVPVETRQAGNKRDAGRLRRNGKLPGVVYGRGTEGFAVQVDNLELRRRVGHLEGSHLLRLKSDAGAVDGKLVLIKQVQYNPVTHAIAHIDFYEVDVSRKITLMVGLHFVGRAEGVVHGGVLQPIMRELEVECLPLDIPAEIEVDVSALEIGHSLKAGDLTLPPNVVNNTPDLTLVSVLAPTVSTLPEEEGAELEGEAAEEPTEGAGESAEQTEE; encoded by the coding sequence TTGGAAACAGTCGAAGTACCTGTTGAGACGAGGCAGGCCGGCAACAAGCGCGACGCCGGCCGGCTGCGTCGTAACGGCAAGCTCCCCGGCGTGGTTTATGGCCGGGGCACGGAAGGGTTCGCGGTGCAGGTGGACAACCTCGAGTTGCGCCGCCGTGTGGGACACCTGGAAGGCTCCCATCTGTTGCGCCTCAAGTCCGACGCCGGCGCGGTGGACGGCAAGCTCGTGCTCATCAAGCAGGTCCAGTACAACCCGGTGACACACGCCATCGCCCATATCGATTTCTACGAGGTGGACGTATCCAGGAAAATCACCCTGATGGTGGGCCTCCATTTCGTCGGACGAGCCGAGGGCGTGGTCCACGGCGGGGTCTTGCAGCCCATCATGCGGGAGCTGGAGGTGGAGTGCCTGCCGCTGGACATTCCGGCGGAGATCGAGGTGGACGTTTCGGCGTTGGAGATCGGGCACAGCCTCAAGGCCGGGGACCTCACGCTGCCGCCCAACGTGGTCAACAACACCCCGGATTTGACGCTCGTGTCGGTGCTGGCACCGACGGTCTCCACGTTGCCGGAAGAGGAGGGGGCGGAACTCGAAGGCGAGGCGGCCGAGGAACCGACGGAAGGCGCCGGGGAGTCGGCGGAACAGACCGAAGAGTGA